The sequence ccacaccacactggcttatatATCTATAAACTCATGTTTGTAGAGCACATGCAGCTGCGTAAAAGAGGGAATTTTACCTGGCAGGTGCAATTGGTCATGAAGGGATGAGAAAAGCCACTCTTGCTGCAATGTCCCCATCTACACATGGGAGCAGTCCTGTCATTAGGCAGTGAGAGATGGGCAGATGATGGTGTCTCtggtcttcctttcctcctccatggtccttggctggagaacagagtTGTGTGTGACAGGAAGCCTGCCTGCACGGTGCCCCCAAAGCTGGTGGTTCATAGTTGCTCCCCCTTTCACCTTTTTACTCTCGTGTTCGCCTCACTAAGGGCCCTTCCGGAGTCTTTTATTGTGCGCCCCTGATTATTTCTGCTCTCGTGAGGTATTGGGTGACTATTCCCAATCCTGCTTCCAAtattgtttgtgcctgcaaaagttttggcgTGGATATACTGCTCCCTTCCCACAGTGCATGGGCTGTGATTTCCTCCTGAAATCCTGCAGCTTTTTAGAACGCAAAtcttccacttttaaaaaaatcttacttttgctGTGCTACAGAGCAAAAGTGAAACGATGCAGTAACACtgaggaagcatcacagaacagctAATAAAGTCAACGATGTATGGACAGTCCAGTATAAAATCCACAACCAATGACTATCAGGCAGTTACTTTAACTAATGCACTAATAATGTGTCAATGACATGTCGCAGAATACAGCCATAAAAAACCCCAGCCTTAGAATGTCCATGTCCTAGATACATATTTTATTCCTCTATTAAACACTTACTGTATATCCTTTTTCACATGGAGCTATATATGCCCGCAATTGTGGTACTGTTTTCATATCTCCAGGGAATCTGTTTACTCCATTGCATCCTGCAATGTTTCGAATCCTTTACTATGGCAGCATCTTATGCGTTATTTACAAAGTGGCACACAACTCAGTAGTTACGGTAATGTGCACTATTATTTTGAGGCGAGGCGGGCTTTAACCCGCTAAATACGGTAACGCTTTGACGCTTTCCGCATAGGAGGTGAGACGAAGAAAGCGATACGCTGAGTCACGCTTACCGTAATAAGCTAGATACAAGGACATGATTTTTCCCTCCGTTTGGGTATACAGTACTGTACTGTATTCCCTTGTGTGGACTAAAGCGGGCGGTGCAAACTTTAGGATTACTATCCGTAACTTTTGAGCACGTAACAGAACTGCAGGCGGATCCCTATTGATCTTTTAAGATCATTGTGGCTCTCAgatgttttaaaagttttaaatatgttttgcaCTGCTTGACGATGGGGCAATTTTGTATTTGCACATTGTTTCCTGAAGCGTTTCCCCTGGAAAGGCGGtttataaatgtattaaataaagGCAAGAAATCCTTACTCAGCATCGAACGCGAACTTGCCTGCGACGCACCAGCTTCTGGGGCAATGGAACCATGCCTCTTGCACATTGTTAAGCAGGGACAGATTGGCTTCTTCCCGTGACAAAGTGTGCCTGGAGGAGGCGTGGCTTAAAAAGAGAAACGCAGCTGAACATTAAAAAcggccctgctgggtcagagcaaAGTCCTTCTGGTTTTGCGTCCCGTCTCCTACAGCGACGGGCCAGATGTCTCCCGGAAGCCCACGACCAAGGTACGAAGGCAAACGCCCTCGATTGCTGTTGCACGCTTCCAAGGGCTGCAATTTGCAGATACACTGCCCCTAAACACGGAGCTTTAAAAGGCCACCTTTTTTCTTCAAGGAAAAtaaatcctggggggggggggaggatattaATTTTGGGGCGGCAGCTCTGCCATATCTGCCTTTCCATACCAGTCCTCAGTATCCCACATCCACGGTGTTAATTTATTGCCGTGTCCTGGCACAGGATGCCGCTCGATCCTAACTTGTAGCTTTCCCAACAACAcctcccccccgccgccgccacccctGGGCCTTTCTTATCCCACCTCTGGAGCCCgcgccctccctctctcccaacaGAGCTTTGCAATCGCTTCTCCTCCAGGGACGGGAACCTCGGTTGGCACCTTCGCTGTGACTCACGCGTGTTCCCCGCACCTTCCTCGCTCACAGGAACGTGGAAGCGTGAGAGTGGGGCGAGGATGATGGGctgattgtgacgcacagagctgggtggtggtggagggaggCTCTCCGCAGTGGCGTGAGCTTCCCCAAAAACGGTGACCCGAAGACGAGTTCGCAGTTGGTACTTCTCTGTGTACGTGTGAATGCCGCAGCCCGTGATTAGAGAGAGGACAGTGTCCCGTCCTGCTGCTTGAATATTTTTCCACGCACAGAAAATAGTGGGGGAGATAATGTTGCTCTCCTCTTATTTCCTGGAATGGAGCCTTTTTGGACTTCCTTATAAGGCTCCCCCTTATCAGTAATCTTGCCTAAACTTGAGGTTAATTTTGTAACACTAAAGTCTCCAaggcagctggaggagggggTTTAACCTCCACAGTTTGCAGCGGAGGGAGGAGAATCTACCCCGGAAGCGGAGGCGGGAAGGGAAAATCCGTGGGTTTtcagtccctcctcctcctcctctcctcccccttcgcGAGCCCCGGCTTGTGTCACTGGCTCTGACGACAGCATCCTCCCCCGCATCCCGTCGCCATGGCAACCTTTTGTTACCTCCAACGCTTGAGTGgtccaggaggggagggggctggcaAGGGTGGTATATAGGCAATGCTGGGGGGGAGCCAGGGAAGGAAACTCCTGATCCCCACCCAGAAGGAAAGAGGCGCTGGGAGAGGAGAAGCAAGGCCGGAGAAAAAAAATCTATATAGAGATATATAGTATTTATTAAAATAGATTATAGATACACCTGTAAAGGGAGATCTGTTTGGAAGCAGAGAAGAAGGGGATTACGAGATCGATCGGAAACAGAGACATTCAGACGTCTTCTCGCCTGTTAGCCTCCTTCCTCGAAACCATTTAGGTGGGCCAGAGAGGGTTTCTTTCGTGGGGAGAGTTTTTGAGAGCTGTTCTCAGAGCTTCCATTGAAAGACAGCACTGCctggtaattaaaaaaaacatacattTCCTTTTTCAAAGTTTGGGGTTGTTTGGAGTAGAGGGGACAACTGATTGTGGTGTTGCTATTTGTGCAGAAGGGTCATGATTTCTGAAGTTGAGGGGGAGGGAAGGTCGAATGGCAGCTGGGGATGTTCTTAGATGTGTGTTTATTTGAATAGCGGGAGTGGTTGGGGAGTTTGAGGCTGAGAGGAGGAGCACATGGGATCAGCTTTGGTGGTGACATGGGAGCAAGATAAATGTAAGATTTAAAGCGAGTCGAGCCACAATAACTACCACACCCTTATCAAGAGGCATGGctccacacacacaagcacagggTGGCTGTGCTGTGCTCTCCAGTATGATTCTGAAGGATGGGCTGGACTGAGGACGAACATTTGCAGGGAGTGGTATTGACATAATCAGTGTTAGATGCTGCAACGCTTAATTCCAAAATCAATATTAGGTACCTTTATTGGGCCAGCAAAAGACAATGATCACAAAATAGGGTGCTAGCATTCAAATTCTCCATAACTCTTAATCAGTTTAGGTATTAAACAATACCGGGGTGGAGGTTTGCTAGTGGTAAAGCCATCCATGTCTGCTTGTGTTAGCTAAAAGAGTTAAAACACTGGGCTAAGGGATTAGATACACACATGGAAATTGTGCATTTTATGGGGTGCAGAGCCAGAGGTTAAGGGCCCAGGGGTGTGGGTTTATTGGTGGCAGGCAATAGGGAGAGGGGGCTAGAGGTTTATGCATTTTGAGGTTTGAAAGGAATGTGATTCAATATCCCAGTCATGTCTAAAAACAAAGGAGGTTGAGAATGAGAGATTTTTAGGTGAGTGGACCTCATAGGATGAAGAGATAAAATAGATGGAGACTGTCATCCAAAATGAGGCTCCCTCAAGAGCTGTTCAGACTGGACTCGTGTTACATCCAAACTGGGAGCAAAGCTGGTTGCGGGGGGAACTCACAAGTTGAGTGAAGAGGAAGCAGGCATAGAACACATTCTGCTTGCTAATTCAAAAGACGTCCTTACCATTTTCCTTCAGcattaacacacaaacacacgaccTGCTACCTAAGAAGATGGaagcatggggggagggggggagccttTCAAAATCCAGGATTTCTCTTGATTTTGATCATTGAAGATCAGTTTAAAGCACGAGTTCCAACTGATCTGTGTTAAAAGATCTTGAGTATATGCCCTCCCTGGACCCATATCCTCATCTAGTTTTCAATGGTAGAGGCATCTGAAAGTACCCCACAAGAACGGTTGAATGAACTCTACTTAAGTTAGGAAGTGAAATAGAACGAGAACCTCTCTGTGTGAGTAAAAGTAAATTGGAGTGGCAAGTTATAATTGTGCTTGGTGGCATATCTGAACTGACTATGTGTTGAGCCTGATTAATAGGAAAATGGGGATATTTTTGAATTCCCCAGCAAGACCCAGCATTATTCTCCAGGATGTAGCGTTCCAAATGGACCCACTACAATCTTTGCAGAATGCATCAATGAAGCATTTTGTATACTCACAGCCTAGTAGACCCTGTGATGTCAAATATATGTTGCCCAGACATTTCAAATTTCAGGCAAACCAGAAATATCTAGTTAGGACCACAATGCCCTGctatttttcaaattttttattTACTGAGGGAGTGGTCTTTTAGTTGGATCTTAGTGGTAGTTACTGTGGAGGTGAGATGGGGCCAGATTGTTGAATGAGAGGATGAACATTGAGGGGAGAAGCAAAATCTATGGGGGATTATTACAAACATGCCCCACCTCCTATACAGGAGGAGGGAACATCTGATGCAAAACTGTCACCCTCCCTTTGCACCAATAATCATTGAGTATGAGTCACGCTTTGAGCCCATGGCTGTGATGGCAAAGAGGGTGGGGTGCAGATAGCCAATTAGGAATGGGCATGGGTTAGGCAGGGTGGGTTGAATGGGGAGGGGCTGGTAAAGAGTCCACTGGCCCTTTAAGAAGCTGTCCACTCCTACTCCCTATTCCTCCATTTTCCCACCATCGTTGCATCATTCCTGCAGCATCACAGtttctagctccttccctttctccctccccacaacctaaCCCTGAGATGAGAACAGCAGCTACTACGGAATGACCGAGGTAGGTAGGCTATTGGGAGACGTTTGGCTTTGCACGGAAGCAGAACTCTTTGATCTCTCTCCCTCCACATCCCCATCTTTGCATCCCGTTCACTCCCTTTGCTCCCCTTATCACCTCACTTTGCTCTGTCTGCTCATCCACCCGCCTTTCTCTCCTGTTTCACAGTGCCACAAATAACCTATCCATCTCTTCCACCTGCTTAAAAAAATTGCAAGTTCATTTCCCACCTCTGCCTCACCCCACGCCTCCCCAAATCCCATGCTTGTTCTTATATTTATTAGAATAGGGGGGATAGCAGAAAAGGAGGAGGCATGGGGACTTTTGCTCTCTGGGAGCGTGCCAGACTCTCAGTAGCAGCTGCTCAAGTGAAAGAATGGAATCATGTATCTTTTAGCTCTTTGTTTGTTTAAGTGCACCAGTTCTTTGAACTTTATCACCTCTTTCTTCCCCCCCTAGCTGTTATGTACGCTGAACCATCCGCCATGAATTTCCGGAACCACGGCTTCTTCCGCCGTTCTCCGCCTCCTTCTGTGGCCAAGCCTGCCCCTGCTGCTGGGAACACTCTGTCCGTCTTAGGAGGCATCGCTCAGATCTCCCCTTGCCTCTACCTCTCCTCCGGCAATGCTGCGTCCAACAGGCACATGGTCTACTCCAGGGCAGTGACTTGCGTCGTGAACGCCACCATGGAAATCCCCAACGCCAACTGGCCAGATATTGACTACGTCAAGGTGCCTGTCCCCGACCTCCCTCACGCTCCACTGTCCTTGTACTTTGACTCTGTGGCCGACAGGATACACCAGAcggggaagaagaatggaagaacccTTGTCCATTGCGTGGCAGGGGTCAGTAGATCCGCCTCCCTCTGCATCGCCTACTTGATGAAATACCACCGGTTGAGTCTCTTGGATGCCCACGAGTGGGTGAAGAGCAGGCGACCCGTCGTAAGGCCCAATGTCGGTTTCTGGAGACAACTCATTGAGTACGAACGCAAGCTGTTTGGCAAGAACACAGTCAAGATGGTACCGTCACCCATTGGCTTGGTCCCAGATATCTACGAGAAAGAGACCCGGGGGCTGGTCCCCCTGTGGAACTTAAGATAGACGCTGGGCAACTTTGGGAATGTGGTTGGGTGACGCGGGCTGCTTGAATTTAGGATCAAAACGTTCCACCATGTTCGGACCACTACTAAGAACTTCCAGCATGGTGGACTTTGGTAAGAAAATGCTGTTACGATAGTCTTTTTTTGTGAGACCTTGCAATATGATTAGATCATGAAAAAGACCTTGAGTTGCTTGGCCATTTCAGTGTGAATGACTGGTTCCGCCATGTCAAATGTTACTAAGAACTTATATAGTTTTGCTTGTATCAAGAGAAGGTTAATAGCAGAATATAGGCAGTAAATATATTTATCTAAAGCAGAGCTTCGAGATCTGAATAAATTGACCCTCCCTTtgtgaggaggaaagggagaaaaataattTATTGAAGACAGCTTCAGAATTACTTCCCGGCAGTAGGGCCTGGGTTTACTTTGGTTTTAACAAACACAATAAACTTCCCCCCCAGAGAGTGAAATCTTAGCAGTAATGACAGGCATTAATGTTAACATTGCTCCCAAGGCACACATTGTTTAAGGACTGCTTTGCCAATAAGGAGGCAGAAGTGAAGAAGCTGAAGATGATCATACTTCCAAGGGCAGCTGGTACATTTCAGCTCCAGAAAGCAGAGGGAGTCTTCAGTACAATAATTTTCACTGTGCGGGCTACAACCCAGCAGCCCGTGGGTATAATGAATACTGCTGTTTCAGTATAATACTGTTCCAACCCAGGAAAATCCACTCGTGTGGAGAACAGAGGATTAATGCTCATATTACCTCAGTATAGGGCTAACCGTGGAGGGCCAAAAGCACAAAGAAAGGTAAATTGTCCAGTAGGGAGGGGACAAAGTAAAAAACTATATCTATTTCTGACACTGGGGAATTACCCTTCAGCATTAAAAGCCTGTTACCTCGCTTCCTCAGGAATAATGAACAATATGGTGGGGCTCTGGCATTGTGTGGGAAAGGGCAAACTATTTTCTAATCACAAGTTGAGGGCAACGTTTTCTGGACAAAAAAATCCCTCTCAGTagaatgtgtgcatgtgtttttgaAAGCTTTTAATGCCACAGAGAGGACAAAATGATAGGATAACAATAGTTATGGGGGTAAATTTAACATCTGAGGAGATGGATCCGCAGTCAAGTATGCTAGTGAAGGGGAACTGGGTTCTATTTGAAGATTTTCTGACTATACCAGAGAATGAAAGGTGGAGGTGAATCCAGAGTCAAGTGTGTGTTCAGTTAAAATTCAGCCGTTTTATTTCAAATTAATTTGAATATTTGAAAGTCAAGGGAACAGCTTGGGATGTTCAAGGCCTAGAGTTACCCAGACTACAATAAGGAGCTGTGAGGTAGCGGGGAGTAAAATATTCCAAATGGAATAGGTTTTAGAAGTTACATAGGGTGTTCTGCCATATAAATTAGCTTTGGAGGTACAGGTTTCCAAGTGTTTTAAAGAAATTATTGGAAAGCACAAATTTTGTCATTTTAAATCTTTACCAAATAAGGATGTTCCAGATAGAGAGACCCCTTTAAAGAAGTTTCCTTAGCAAAACGTTATTGCCCTGTTGGATGGATGGGCTTAACACTCAGCAACCCCTTGGTTGTTGTTTCGTTTCTATTAGTACTGGTTTTTATTAGAGTATTGTAAAAGGTGTGGTTAACTAGGACTTCCACAGCAGTGCTTTTCTCTCCAGAACAAGGAACTTATTTCACCCTCACTTTTGGAAGTTTTAGCCTGCACTGACTTTTCAGAGCGATTTCCCCCCAGAACCCTGCCTGTCAGTCAAGCCTGGCTAGAAAGTTCTAGAAGCTCATAGCTAAAGTAGGCCTGTGTGGTATCTGAGAAAAGGATACTGGCTGAATATTTCAAGGCTAAtttataaagtgtgtgtgtgtggaggtgggGGTTTTGAATTCCTCTGTTCTCACTGCAAAATTTCTACTACCTTCGAAATGTCTTGAAGCATAGATAAGCAACTGGCAACTCAGGACCCTCTCTCATATTTGAAGGTGGACGACAGCCCCACACATACGATACTCACCATGAATAAATTGAAGTGGACAATGTATTCATTTGTGTCAACATTGTCATCTATTATAGACAGTGTTAATGAAAATGTAGAAGTGTAATCCTTTTGGTTAAGGAATTCTAAACATATACATGACATATTAGGTTTTCTTTTGTAGACTAACGCTAGTACAGTGGTTCCTTATGTTAAACCTCTTAGCAGCTGAACATTCATCTATTGAAAAGACTGAGGGAAAACTATGTTGCTTTTGAGCAAAACTGAAACACCCCTCACTCTGTATGTTTTCAAGTatagatgtcaaagcccaaaggTTTGGGCTATTTAAGGATAGTCTTGCATGAAAGAGGAAGGATTTTGAGCTGAAAGTGACATCTGGAAAGATAACTTTTTACCCATACAACTACATATTCCTGCTTCAAAATTAGACACTGAACCCCCAAGTTAGAGAAGAGCATTTAAATCTCCCCAAAGGCCTGGCATCTTAATAGGTGAATTAACACAAAAGAAAGTGTCCTATCTTCTAAGACTGAACACAGGACTGGTCAATGTAGAGACATCTAGCGTGTACTGTCCTCCAAAAGTATctctgaattgggctcagaaacagaACTACTGCTGTCTGAGGAGGAAATTGTTACAGAGGATGGAGCATAAGCTGGTCTTCCTTTCAAGTGGTGAATATGTACATAAAACCTCTGCAGTTCTGTATACTTTGTAAATActagaggattaaaaaaaatatctatatTAATTAAAGTTAGGGTTTCTTATTGCTTCAGTTCAATGACAAAAGatcttaataaatataaaaatgtaaatgaGCTGCTCCCTGCAGTGTTATTGCCTATTGGTTTTAGAGTTTCATAAAatggtgctttgttttgtttttgcattcatGTGAGGGAGAGGGACCACACAGCTCCATGATAGAGCATATGTTTTGTATGCATAAGAGCCTAATTTTAATCCTTGGCTAGTTAAAAGGATCTGGTGATGGGAAAGAATCCTCCCTAAGAGCCAGTGCACAACCCTGGGCCAAATGCACCAACTTTCTGCCTTGCTATAAAGCTGGTTCCTAGGAGGCACAGACGAGGAAACAGAGAGGGGATTTTGGTAGGCTTCCTTTCAAAATAATCCAAGCTGGACTGAATGATGAACGATCTCACTTTGTGTAAGGCACCAAAAGATGCTGTCCCAGGAAACCCCAACCTTGCAGAGTATTTCATCAGCACATGCCACACCCATATACTTTATTAGGACCTTGCTATTTTTTAAGTTTTTCTAGCTATTGCAAAAAAACTCTCCACTGCCATTTTTTGCATGCATTCAAAGATCGGTACAAAGCATGTTGCCGTGACAGGATGAGAAGTCTGGGCAAGTGAGGGAACGTTAAAAGATCTGGAGCAACTTCCCTGTGGTGGATTCCTAGACTGTAGAGCTGTGTATATCGGTGTGAATAAGCCAAGTCTGTAGCCAAATGGGTGAAGTCACTGCAGCCCACAGCACCCGCACTCCCCAGCAGTGTGGGATCATGTCACAGGGGGAAGAGCCACGCAGCCACAGAAGCTCCATTCCCAATatgctagagcaggggtaggcaacctaaggcccatgggccagatgcggcccaatcaccttctcaatctggcccacagacagtctgggaagcatcatgtttttacatgagtagaatgtgtgcttttatttaaaacacatctctgggttatttgtggggcacagaaatGTTCATCCCCAGCcctcaatataccgtatttttcgccctataggacacactttcccccctccaaaaatgaaggggaaatctgggtgcgtcctatggggcgaatgcaggctttcgccgaagcttggagagcgagaggggtcggtgcgggcgcccgacgctccaggcttcaggaacacatccgtAGCCTaagcagccctgcgggagttcccgagGGGCTGTctatgctgcggatagcagcctgcttcccagagcgtcgggcgctctgctttcagggcgcttcaggaacacatccgcagcctaggcagccctgtgggaggtcccacagggctccctatgctgcggatagcagcctgccgcctggcgcaaggggtgccctgaagcagagcgccccgcccgccggacagacatcggccagccccacaagctcaggggacagctaggaggcgcagcgccgccatcccgctgttcctcgacctggttcggtttcccccaCCTggtttttgggggaaaataaaggggggaaaatttccctttatttccccccgaaaaaactaggtgcgtcctatgggaaaaatacggtagtctggcccaccacatggtctgaggggtgGTGGACCAGCcaacggctgaaaaaggttgctgacccctgtgccaGAGCCTCTGGTTCCATGAGATCTAGAAGTTTGCCCTTTTAGGAAAAGCTGCAATAATTTAGATGCTTTGACGGATCCAGCTTCTGCACCAGTTGTTGGATTATGGTGAATTACTTAGCCTATACGTTCATGAAAAGAGCAATCAGGAGGGTGTACGGAGTCTCACTTAGAAAGTCCAACATTTAttaacaaatataaaacattttagCTGTAAAATCTCCAGAacaaacatccataattaaatgtGATCCACATTGCAAAGGCACATCTGTCCTCTAACCAAGTGAATCAATTTTGTTCTCATTTAGGAGGCGCCCAGAGGGAAGAGAAATGCCACAAAATGTGAAAAGAGGCAAGGTACCAGACCATATGGGAAATGAAGCCCCACATCCCCTCCTTTGCAATATACTCTTGCATGTGTTCTTGTTTAGGTTTCTTGTTTACTCTTGGAAAGAAGGGTCATGGGGGAAGGTGGCCATACCTCAACTATAATACAGCTATTTGAAGGAACTGGTGCTGTCTCTTTCTACCCATCTCCCTTAGGAGTGCAAATATTTTTGGAAGGGATGAACCTTTGCCCTCAGCAGAGATATTTCTGTCCCACCTTTCATGCTGGTGATGgggaaacagcaacaaaaatattaACATTATCTTTGTTTTGTCATGCATGCCGAGTGGGGTAAAATGGGACAAAAACATCACGAAGCCCTCTCTTGGTTGTCAGGGCCAGACCAACTTGTGTTTTCCCTCAAAATT comes from Podarcis raffonei isolate rPodRaf1 chromosome 13, rPodRaf1.pri, whole genome shotgun sequence and encodes:
- the LOC128400921 gene encoding dual specificity protein phosphatase 14-like: MYAEPSAMNFRNHGFFRRSPPPSVAKPAPAAGNTLSVLGGIAQISPCLYLSSGNAASNRHMVYSRAVTCVVNATMEIPNANWPDIDYVKVPVPDLPHAPLSLYFDSVADRIHQTGKKNGRTLVHCVAGVSRSASLCIAYLMKYHRLSLLDAHEWVKSRRPVVRPNVGFWRQLIEYERKLFGKNTVKMVPSPIGLVPDIYEKETRGLVPLWNLR